The Pedobacter mucosus genome window below encodes:
- a CDS encoding tetratricopeptide repeat protein, protein MKNYFKLLIFPALLISAKVSAQKSQILIARNAVGKLQASISNKEDEKKQLIIITEGLKSTESAEQDNKTKNWAETWSIKSYLTSYAALIDTDAANSNKFYDLAVEAAKKAKGLDKYDDNSGLIKASDHNILIKKQERGNSSFFNNEFKDAYSDLKEVSDNFPLDSTLALNTAICALNIQNYTEALNYFKRAKENGIHNPAVFQKLAQMYISKFDNENAIKTLEDGLAINPYHRFLTNDYINLLLDTEKFDTASTLIENNLKVEKGNKLLYFLYGYLQQANGNNSTAMLSFDKALATDQNYFDALYQLSIAYINSANEVLVKNEADKAVKYIALINRAQFALQRANDINPNDKKTVQLLIDIYSHKNQTDKVLDLQKKLQEF, encoded by the coding sequence ATGAAGAATTATTTTAAGCTATTGATTTTTCCTGCACTATTAATTTCAGCAAAAGTTTCTGCCCAGAAAAGTCAGATTTTAATAGCACGAAATGCAGTGGGAAAGCTTCAGGCGTCGATCTCTAATAAAGAGGATGAAAAAAAACAACTCATCATTATTACTGAAGGCTTAAAATCAACAGAGTCGGCTGAACAAGATAACAAGACGAAAAATTGGGCAGAAACATGGTCGATAAAGTCATACCTAACTTCATACGCCGCATTAATTGACACAGATGCTGCTAACTCAAATAAATTTTATGATTTGGCTGTCGAAGCGGCTAAGAAAGCAAAGGGCTTAGATAAATATGATGATAATTCTGGCTTAATAAAGGCTTCAGATCACAATATTTTAATTAAAAAACAGGAGCGGGGCAATTCTTCTTTTTTTAACAATGAGTTTAAAGATGCGTATTCAGACTTAAAAGAAGTAAGCGATAATTTTCCTTTAGATAGTACGTTGGCACTTAATACTGCGATATGTGCATTAAATATTCAAAACTATACTGAAGCCTTAAATTATTTTAAGAGAGCTAAAGAAAATGGTATTCATAATCCTGCCGTTTTTCAAAAATTAGCGCAAATGTATATCTCGAAATTTGATAACGAAAATGCAATTAAGACTTTAGAAGATGGCTTAGCTATAAATCCGTATCATCGTTTTTTGACAAATGATTACATTAATTTACTATTAGACACTGAAAAATTTGATACTGCTTCAACCTTAATTGAGAATAATTTAAAAGTTGAAAAAGGAAATAAACTTTTATATTTTCTTTATGGTTATCTACAACAGGCAAATGGCAACAATTCGACTGCAATGTTGTCTTTCGATAAAGCATTAGCAACGGATCAAAATTATTTTGATGCACTTTATCAATTAAGTATCGCCTACATTAACAGTGCAAATGAAGTTTTAGTAAAGAATGAAGCGGATAAAGCTGTTAAATATATTGCATTAATTAACCGAGCTCAGTTTGCTTTACAGCGAGCAAATGATATCAACCCAAACGATAAGAAAACTGTTCAGCTACTTATCGATATTTATTCTCATAAAAACCAAACAGATAAAGTCTTAGATCTGCAGAAGAAACTTCAAGAATTTTAA
- a CDS encoding organic hydroperoxide resistance protein, translating to MEKIYTAEVLATGGRDGHIKSKDGILDFELRKPRELGGQGGATNPEELFAAAWGPCYLGALGSVAEREGVDVSEANVNVLVSFNKDGNAFTLSADLDVHIPGISHEEAQKLATKAHHACPYSKAVKGNIEVRVTAV from the coding sequence ATGGAAAAAATATATACGGCTGAAGTTTTAGCCACAGGTGGAAGAGACGGACACATAAAATCAAAAGATGGCATTTTAGATTTTGAATTGAGAAAACCTAGAGAATTAGGCGGACAAGGAGGAGCTACAAATCCAGAGGAATTATTTGCAGCTGCTTGGGGTCCCTGTTATTTAGGCGCTTTAGGTTCTGTAGCTGAAAGAGAAGGTGTTGATGTTAGTGAAGCAAACGTAAACGTTTTGGTCTCCTTTAATAAAGACGGAAACGCATTTACACTTTCTGCAGATCTAGACGTTCACATTCCTGGCATTTCTCATGAGGAAGCACAAAAGCTCGCTACTAAAGCGCATCACGCTTGTCCTTATTCTAAAGCTGTAAAAGGCAATATTGAAGTAAGGGTAACCGCAGTTTAA
- a CDS encoding FUSC family protein, with product MQIRQPIRNVQDFLLSTYFADGIRITIGVLLPSLIFAQFGMLKYGMTLSLGALCVSVVDSPGPMVHRRNAMLITTLLIFAFSIITGLTNKNHYFIGFLLAVSSFIFSMFYIYGIRAASVGTAVLLVMVLSIDDIRPWQDVLIHGAIILAGSLWYTGLSYFVYRLRPFRLVQQSLSDSILEVAEFLREKAKFYHQNNNYDKTYADLLQLQVSVHEKQDAVRELLFRTREIVRDSSPEGRFLLLVFVDMVDLFEQVMSTYYNYQQLHTQFDKADILPDYEMAIKRISYALDDIAFALKSGGKPVLSKRLLIEIDRLKIKINDLEQNNHNQEYNTIGIIALKNIEVNIENILSRVKTLYSYFKVRTSDEIRKAEVDTEKFITRQKFDVNLFKENLTYSSSTFRHSLRVTVVMLLGFVVSLVLDFSHSYWILLTILVISKPGFSLTKERNYQRLIGTTIGAFIGMAVLTYIHDKNTLFAILLFCMIGCYSFQRKNYVVSVLFMTPYILILFDFLGMGSIALARERIYDTFIGSGIALLASYSLFPTWEHEKLKDAMLNILKANKAYYEQVVRLYFDKNYNRTEYKLARKEVYVSTANLASLFQRMFSEPKSKQLFIKEVHQFTALSHLLSSYVATLSLYNKEHEFKFESFDALKPISNNTIYLLDTSIENLTKGNSTIDNVPLIRLAENGVTIKKGEDLVPEQFDLIQKVTYDIYKLLVKIKI from the coding sequence ATGCAGATTAGGCAACCCATTAGAAATGTACAAGACTTTTTATTAAGTACGTATTTTGCAGACGGCATCCGTATTACCATCGGGGTTTTATTACCTTCCTTAATATTCGCTCAATTCGGAATGCTTAAATATGGAATGACACTTTCTTTAGGGGCGTTATGTGTTAGTGTTGTTGATAGTCCGGGGCCAATGGTACACAGGCGAAATGCCATGTTGATTACCACATTACTAATTTTTGCATTTTCGATAATTACCGGTTTAACGAATAAGAACCACTATTTCATAGGTTTTCTGCTTGCCGTTTCTAGCTTTATTTTTTCCATGTTTTATATATATGGAATAAGAGCGGCATCAGTTGGAACGGCAGTTTTATTAGTTATGGTTCTTAGTATTGACGATATTCGTCCTTGGCAGGATGTGTTAATACATGGCGCAATTATTTTAGCGGGTAGCCTTTGGTATACAGGTTTAAGCTATTTTGTTTATAGGCTTCGCCCCTTTCGTTTAGTACAGCAATCCTTAAGCGATTCTATATTAGAAGTTGCAGAATTTTTACGGGAGAAAGCTAAGTTTTATCATCAGAATAATAATTATGATAAAACCTATGCTGATTTGCTCCAATTGCAGGTTTCAGTGCATGAAAAACAAGATGCCGTACGCGAGTTGCTTTTTAGAACCAGAGAAATTGTAAGAGATTCTTCTCCTGAAGGAAGATTTTTATTACTCGTTTTTGTAGATATGGTTGATCTTTTCGAACAGGTAATGTCAACATATTACAATTACCAGCAGCTACATACTCAATTTGATAAAGCGGATATATTACCAGATTATGAAATGGCGATTAAAAGAATTTCTTACGCTTTGGATGATATCGCTTTCGCTTTAAAAAGTGGTGGAAAGCCTGTTTTATCGAAAAGATTATTAATAGAAATTGATCGGTTAAAAATTAAAATCAATGATTTAGAACAAAACAATCACAATCAAGAATACAATACAATCGGTATTATTGCCTTAAAAAATATAGAAGTTAACATCGAAAATATCCTATCGAGGGTTAAAACTTTATATAGTTATTTTAAGGTTAGAACAAGCGATGAGATTCGGAAGGCCGAAGTTGATACTGAAAAATTTATTACTAGACAAAAGTTCGATGTTAATCTCTTTAAAGAAAATTTAACTTACAGTTCTTCAACATTTAGGCATTCGCTCAGGGTAACTGTGGTAATGCTTCTAGGATTTGTAGTTTCTTTAGTCCTCGATTTTTCTCACAGTTATTGGATTTTACTAACCATTCTGGTGATTTCTAAACCTGGTTTCAGTTTAACAAAAGAGCGGAATTACCAGCGTTTAATAGGGACAACCATTGGTGCGTTTATTGGAATGGCGGTACTAACCTACATCCATGACAAAAATACCTTATTTGCAATTCTTTTATTTTGCATGATTGGTTGTTATAGTTTTCAAAGGAAAAATTATGTAGTAAGCGTTTTATTTATGACACCTTACATTTTAATTCTTTTCGATTTTTTGGGAATGGGATCAATAGCATTAGCAAGAGAAAGAATTTATGACACTTTTATTGGTTCGGGAATTGCATTATTGGCGAGTTATTCTCTTTTCCCAACATGGGAGCATGAAAAACTTAAGGATGCCATGCTTAATATTTTGAAGGCAAATAAGGCTTATTATGAACAAGTAGTTCGTTTGTATTTTGATAAAAACTATAATCGGACAGAATATAAATTGGCCAGAAAAGAGGTTTATGTTAGCACAGCAAACCTTGCATCATTGTTTCAACGTATGTTTTCTGAACCTAAAAGCAAGCAATTATTCATTAAAGAAGTCCATCAGTTTACAGCATTAAGCCATTTACTATCCTCGTACGTGGCTACACTTTCTCTATATAACAAGGAGCATGAATTTAAATTTGAAAGTTTTGACGCACTCAAACCGATTTCTAATAATACCATTTATTTATTGGATACTTCTATCGAAAACTTAACAAAAGGTAATTCAACAATAGATAATGTTCCTTTAATTCGCTTGGCAGAAAACGGTGTTACGATTAAAAAAGGTGAAGATCTTGTTCCTGAACAGTTTGATTTAATTCAAAAAGTAACTTATGATATTTATAAATTGTTAGTCAAAATAAAAATTTAG
- the bioB gene encoding biotin synthase BioB: MQTTKHDWSKEEISEIYNRPFLDLVFEAASIHRENKDYNEVQVSSLISIKTGGCAEDCSYCPQAARYHTELAVQPLMQVSQVVSAAVKAKDGGASRLCMGAAWREVRDNRDFDRVIEMVKAVNDMDMEVCCTLGMLTENQAQRLADAGLYAYNHNIDTSEDDYKRIISTRTFDDRLNTIKNVRKAKLTVCSGGIIGLGETVEDRVSMLQTLSNMEKHPESVPVNALVPVKGTPLENQPRVPIWDMVRMIATARIVMPNSVVRLSAGRNEMSTLEQAFCFMAGASSIFAGDKLLTTPNPAFVDDMAMFELLGLKTRDAFKNGRPVNTLVEQEII, encoded by the coding sequence ATGCAAACAACAAAACACGACTGGAGCAAAGAAGAAATATCAGAAATTTATAATAGACCATTTTTAGATCTGGTTTTTGAGGCAGCAAGTATACACAGAGAAAATAAAGATTATAATGAAGTTCAGGTTAGCTCGTTAATCTCCATTAAAACAGGTGGCTGTGCTGAAGATTGTTCATATTGCCCACAGGCTGCTCGTTACCATACTGAGTTAGCAGTACAACCTTTAATGCAAGTGAGTCAGGTAGTTAGCGCTGCTGTAAAAGCTAAAGATGGTGGAGCGTCACGGTTGTGCATGGGTGCTGCTTGGAGAGAAGTTCGTGATAATAGAGATTTTGATCGAGTTATTGAGATGGTTAAAGCGGTAAACGATATGGATATGGAAGTTTGCTGTACCTTAGGTATGCTTACTGAAAATCAGGCTCAACGTTTAGCTGATGCTGGTTTATATGCTTATAACCATAATATTGATACTTCTGAAGATGATTATAAACGTATCATTTCTACCAGAACATTTGATGATCGTTTAAATACCATTAAAAATGTTCGCAAAGCAAAATTAACGGTTTGTAGTGGTGGTATAATCGGTTTAGGTGAAACAGTTGAAGATAGGGTTTCGATGCTGCAAACTTTATCAAACATGGAAAAACATCCAGAATCTGTTCCTGTAAATGCATTGGTTCCGGTAAAGGGTACGCCGCTAGAAAATCAGCCTCGTGTTCCTATTTGGGATATGGTAAGGATGATTGCTACAGCTCGAATTGTTATGCCAAATTCAGTTGTTCGTTTATCTGCAGGGAGAAACGAGATGAGTACTTTAGAACAAGCTTTTTGTTTTATGGCTGGTGCAAGTTCTATTTTTGCAGGTGATAAATTACTAACTACACCAAACCCTGCTTTTGTTGATGATATGGCTATGTTTGAATTATTGGGATTAAAAACACGTGATGCTTTCAAAAACGGTAGACCAGTTAATACCCTGGTTGAGCAAGAAATTATATAA
- a CDS encoding tetratricopeptide repeat protein, producing the protein MKRVFLGIFLASAVSTAFAQKSEVSEAKKAWGIFQLTSQGATPLAKKLESIKAGIGHTDKAIADEKSKIMPEAWTYRGLFASSAAILDSVNLANADANLKIAQDALAEAKKLDTKGAEKENITLIETNIANAVRNGGVNAYNKKDYKTAYAKFVQATVINPADTAMYLNAGIAARNLEDYPGTIQQFKKVISLNSPQSKDLYAELIDITLRKQKDTTAALEILKEASAKFPENAEFTKTETQIYIDKGDAAKSEQMLTALTAKEPTNPSYQVLLGNIYFSQALKMQAERNKIDAKKVKEYTAVTTKMNGLLDKSLPYYKKALEIDSKNQGALETLKTIYAFRNDTKNYDDIKKRLDALPKQ; encoded by the coding sequence ATGAAAAGAGTATTTCTAGGTATATTTTTAGCAAGTGCAGTAAGCACTGCGTTTGCTCAGAAAAGTGAAGTTTCAGAAGCTAAAAAAGCTTGGGGAATTTTTCAATTGACTTCACAGGGCGCCACACCTTTAGCGAAAAAATTAGAATCTATAAAAGCTGGTATTGGGCATACAGATAAAGCCATTGCAGATGAAAAATCTAAAATTATGCCTGAAGCATGGACTTATCGTGGTCTATTTGCTTCATCTGCAGCTATTTTAGATTCTGTTAATTTAGCTAATGCTGATGCAAACCTAAAAATTGCGCAAGATGCCTTAGCAGAAGCAAAAAAGTTAGATACGAAAGGTGCTGAAAAAGAAAACATTACTTTAATTGAAACTAACATTGCAAATGCGGTTAGAAATGGCGGTGTAAACGCTTATAATAAAAAGGATTATAAAACAGCTTATGCAAAATTTGTGCAGGCAACAGTTATAAATCCAGCAGATACGGCAATGTATTTAAATGCAGGTATTGCTGCTAGAAATTTGGAAGATTATCCTGGAACTATTCAGCAGTTCAAAAAAGTTATATCTTTAAATTCTCCACAATCAAAAGATTTGTATGCAGAATTAATTGATATTACGCTTAGGAAACAAAAAGATACCACTGCTGCTTTAGAAATTTTAAAAGAAGCAAGTGCAAAATTTCCCGAGAATGCAGAATTTACCAAAACCGAAACTCAAATATATATTGATAAAGGTGATGCTGCTAAATCTGAGCAAATGTTAACTGCTTTAACAGCGAAAGAACCAACTAACCCAAGCTATCAAGTATTGCTAGGAAATATCTATTTTTCTCAGGCATTAAAAATGCAAGCAGAAAGGAATAAGATCGATGCAAAAAAAGTTAAAGAATATACTGCAGTAACTACTAAAATGAATGGTTTATTAGATAAATCACTTCCATATTACAAAAAAGCTTTAGAAATTGATAGTAAAAACCAGGGTGCTTTAGAGACTTTGAAAACGATTTATGCTTTTAGAAATGATACTAAAAACTATGATGATATTAAGAAACGTTTAGATGCTTTACCTAAGCAATAA
- a CDS encoding TCR/Tet family MFS transporter → MAKEKKSGMVFIMITLLIDFTGFGIIIPVLPKLIQDFTGGSLSIAADYGGYLMVAYALAQFIFSPIMGGLSDQYGRRPILLFSLFGLGIDYIFLSFAPSITWLFVGRIIAGITGASFTTAMAYIADISSPEKKAQNFGLVGAAFGVGFILGPVIGGLSSNWGIRVPFMISAGLALVNWLYGYFILPESLSKENRRNFSWKRANPVGSILNASKYPAIIGLLVTLLLLYIASHSVQSNWSYYVIEKFNWNSTMIGYSLGVVGLAVAIVQGGLIRIIVPKIGNRNAIYSGLILYIIGFICFAFAANGLMMMIFIIPYCLAGIGGPAMQSIISNQVPENAQGEIQGITTSLQSLAAIIGPWLAAHIFVFFIEDGAPIYFPGAPFIFSAFLTFIGLLIAIKALRKYH, encoded by the coding sequence ATGGCAAAAGAAAAAAAATCGGGAATGGTTTTCATCATGATAACCTTATTAATAGATTTTACTGGCTTTGGAATTATCATTCCTGTTTTACCAAAATTGATTCAAGATTTTACTGGAGGAAGCTTAAGTATTGCTGCTGATTACGGTGGATATTTGATGGTTGCTTACGCATTGGCACAATTTATATTTTCGCCGATTATGGGCGGTTTAAGCGATCAATATGGAAGAAGACCAATATTACTTTTCTCCTTATTTGGTTTAGGAATCGATTATATTTTTTTATCATTCGCTCCTTCCATCACTTGGTTATTTGTAGGGAGAATAATTGCTGGTATTACCGGAGCCAGTTTTACTACAGCCATGGCGTATATAGCTGATATTTCTTCACCGGAAAAGAAAGCGCAAAACTTTGGGTTGGTTGGTGCAGCATTTGGCGTTGGTTTTATTCTCGGACCAGTAATTGGCGGACTATCCAGTAACTGGGGAATTAGAGTTCCCTTTATGATTTCTGCCGGATTAGCGCTTGTTAATTGGCTTTATGGCTACTTTATTTTGCCAGAATCATTATCAAAAGAGAATAGAAGAAATTTTTCCTGGAAACGAGCAAACCCTGTTGGTTCTATTTTAAACGCATCTAAATATCCTGCCATAATCGGACTTTTAGTTACCTTACTCCTACTTTATATTGCTAGTCATTCGGTACAATCAAATTGGTCGTATTATGTGATCGAAAAATTTAATTGGAATTCTACCATGATTGGCTACTCTTTAGGCGTTGTTGGCTTAGCAGTTGCAATTGTGCAGGGCGGACTAATTAGAATTATTGTTCCAAAAATTGGCAACAGAAACGCAATTTACAGCGGATTAATTTTATATATAATAGGCTTTATATGTTTCGCTTTTGCAGCTAACGGTTTAATGATGATGATATTTATTATACCATATTGTTTAGCAGGAATCGGTGGTCCGGCGATGCAAAGTATCATTTCGAATCAAGTTCCAGAAAATGCACAAGGTGAAATTCAAGGGATTACCACGAGTTTACAAAGTTTAGCCGCAATTATTGGCCCGTGGTTGGCAGCACATATTTTCGTATTTTTTATTGAAGATGGTGCACCAATTTATTTCCCTGGAGCACCTTTTATATTTAGCGCATTCTTAACGTTTATTGGTTTGTTAATAGCAATAAAGGCCTTGAGGAAATATCATTAA
- the gyrA gene encoding DNA gyrase subunit A: protein MAEDLENQQNDKIIRINIEEQMKSAYIDYSMSVIVSRALPDVRDGLKPVHRRVLYGMLDLGVTSNKPHKKSARIVGEVLGKYHPHGDASVYFTMVRMAQDWSLRYPMVDGQGNFGHIDGDSPAAMRYTEARFSKIAEEMLADINKDTVDFQLNFDDTLQEPTVLPAKIPNLLVNGSSGIAVGMATNMAPHNLTEVIDGVVAYIDNSEITIEELMKFVKAPDFPTGGIIYGYTGVKEAFETGRGRIVMRAKAEIEMVKEREVIIVTEIPYQVNKANMVERTAELVNEKKLEGISNIRDESNKDGIRIVYEIKRDANASIVLNNLYKYTALQTSFSVNNIALVKGRPQMLNLKDLITHFVDHRHDVIVRRTKYELAEAEKRAHILEGYLIALDHLDEVIKLIRASETPEEARLGLIENFSLSDIQARAILDMTLRRLTGLERDKIKEEYAELMKTIEHLKLILADEGLRMQIIKDELAEIRLKYGDERRTTIVHSAEDMSMEDFIADEEVVITISHEGYVKRTPATDFRAQGRGGKGSKGSNSRNEDFIEHMLIASNHNYMLFFTEAGRCFWLRVYEIPEGSRTSKGRAIQNIINIPKEEKIKAYIKVKNLKDQEYLENNFIIMCTKKGTIKKTSLEAYSRPRVNGINAININDGDVLLEACLTNGESEIVMALRSGRAIRFNEKTVRPMGRTATGVRGVRLAHDKDEVVGMIAVNNPEVTVLVVSEKGYGKRTDIDDYRVTNRGGKGVKTLNVTEKTGQLVSIKDVTDLEDLMIINRSGIVIRIPVSALRVMGRATQGVRLISLKGDDEIASVTKIDHEEDEVEAVDLEGVLVVDGEELEPATEDESAEADENDDADHNDNETEEEN, encoded by the coding sequence ATGGCAGAAGATTTAGAAAATCAGCAAAACGACAAAATCATTCGAATAAATATTGAAGAACAAATGAAATCGGCCTACATTGATTATTCAATGTCGGTAATTGTATCAAGGGCTTTGCCTGATGTACGCGATGGATTAAAACCAGTTCACCGCCGTGTTTTATACGGAATGCTTGATCTTGGTGTTACAAGCAATAAACCGCATAAAAAATCTGCCCGTATTGTAGGGGAAGTTTTAGGTAAATATCATCCACATGGTGATGCATCAGTATATTTTACCATGGTTCGTATGGCTCAGGATTGGAGTTTGCGTTATCCAATGGTTGATGGACAAGGAAACTTTGGTCACATCGATGGTGATTCGCCTGCGGCAATGCGTTACACGGAAGCACGTTTCTCTAAAATTGCAGAAGAAATGCTTGCCGATATTAATAAAGATACGGTAGATTTTCAGTTAAATTTCGATGATACCTTACAGGAGCCGACAGTTTTACCAGCAAAAATCCCTAACCTTTTAGTCAACGGTTCATCGGGTATTGCGGTAGGTATGGCAACTAATATGGCGCCACACAATTTAACGGAAGTAATTGATGGCGTTGTTGCATATATAGATAATAGCGAAATTACGATTGAGGAATTAATGAAGTTTGTAAAAGCTCCTGATTTTCCAACAGGCGGAATTATTTATGGTTATACCGGTGTAAAAGAAGCGTTCGAAACGGGTCGCGGTCGGATTGTAATGCGTGCTAAAGCCGAAATCGAAATGGTTAAGGAGCGTGAAGTAATTATCGTTACGGAAATTCCTTATCAAGTAAACAAGGCCAACATGGTTGAGCGTACTGCTGAACTGGTTAATGAGAAAAAATTAGAAGGAATTTCTAATATACGCGATGAATCCAATAAAGATGGTATTCGTATCGTTTACGAGATAAAACGTGATGCAAATGCTTCAATTGTATTAAATAATCTTTACAAATACACTGCGTTACAAACTTCTTTCAGCGTAAATAATATTGCGCTGGTAAAAGGTCGTCCGCAAATGTTAAATCTAAAGGATTTAATAACGCATTTTGTGGATCACAGACATGATGTTATTGTTCGTCGTACCAAATACGAATTAGCTGAAGCCGAAAAACGTGCTCACATTTTAGAAGGTTATTTAATTGCTCTAGATCATTTAGATGAAGTAATTAAATTAATTCGTGCATCAGAAACACCTGAAGAAGCCCGCCTAGGTTTAATTGAGAATTTCTCATTAAGTGATATTCAGGCACGTGCCATTTTGGATATGACTTTGCGTCGTTTAACTGGACTTGAACGCGATAAGATTAAAGAAGAATATGCTGAATTAATGAAAACGATTGAGCATTTGAAATTGATCTTAGCAGATGAAGGTTTACGTATGCAAATTATTAAAGATGAATTAGCAGAAATTCGTTTAAAATATGGCGATGAACGTAGAACAACCATTGTTCATTCTGCTGAGGATATGAGCATGGAAGATTTTATTGCCGATGAGGAAGTTGTAATCACAATCTCTCACGAAGGTTATGTAAAACGTACTCCAGCTACAGATTTTAGAGCACAGGGAAGAGGTGGAAAAGGATCTAAAGGCAGCAACTCAAGAAATGAAGATTTTATTGAGCACATGCTTATCGCATCCAATCATAATTATATGTTGTTCTTTACCGAAGCAGGCAGATGTTTCTGGTTAAGGGTATATGAAATTCCTGAAGGTTCTAGAACCAGTAAAGGCAGGGCGATTCAGAATATCATTAACATACCAAAAGAAGAGAAAATTAAAGCCTATATAAAGGTTAAGAATCTTAAGGATCAAGAATATTTAGAGAATAACTTTATCATAATGTGTACTAAAAAAGGTACCATTAAGAAAACATCTTTAGAAGCGTATTCCCGTCCTCGTGTTAATGGTATCAACGCAATTAATATTAATGATGGCGATGTTTTATTGGAAGCTTGTTTAACTAACGGTGAAAGTGAGATTGTAATGGCTTTACGTTCAGGAAGAGCTATACGTTTTAACGAAAAAACGGTTAGACCAATGGGTAGAACAGCTACTGGAGTGCGTGGAGTAAGACTTGCGCATGATAAAGATGAGGTTGTTGGCATGATTGCTGTAAACAATCCTGAGGTTACGGTGTTAGTAGTATCAGAAAAAGGTTACGGAAAACGTACAGATATTGATGATTATCGTGTTACCAATAGAGGCGGAAAAGGTGTAAAAACTTTAAACGTTACTGAAAAAACAGGTCAGTTAGTTTCAATAAAAGATGTTACAGATCTTGAAGATCTGATGATCATAAATCGTTCGGGTATCGTAATTAGAATACCAGTTTCAGCGTTAAGGGTTATGGGACGTGCAACTCAAGGTGTACGTTTAATATCCTTAAAAGGAGATGATGAAATTGCATCGGTAACAAAAATTGATCACGAGGAAGATGAGGTAGAAGCAGTAGATTTAGAAGGTGTTTTAGTGGTTGATGGTGAGGAATTGGAGCCAGCGACTGAAGATGAATCTGCAGAAGCTGATGAAAATGACGATGCTGATCATAATGATAATGAAACAGAAGAAGAAAATTAA
- a CDS encoding PhoH family protein, translated as MAKKGKSISKSSNKIFVLDTSVILYDHDAINNFHEHDVAIPIQVLEELDNFKSGNDTRNFEARNFIRLIDQVSKKALISEWVSLKAPNAGKFKVVLNKSFLDIDAEDIFGKGKTDHKILNAALYLKEEYPKKKVVLVSKDICLRLKAKALNLHAEDYETGKIKNVDELYAGKTEINNFPDSLIDEVKKYKFIDASEIELPAKNGNHFYVLKNKRKTANVFYNSNLQTISAVSTEPIFKIEPKNIEQAFAIHALLDPEIKLVSIQGNAGTGKTLLAVASALEQRKNFRQIYITRPIVSLSNKDIGFLPGDAKSKTDPFMAPIWDNLRFIKEQFVGDDKMSAKIDELISSEKIAIAPLAFIRGRTLTKIFFIVDEAQNLTPHEVKTIISRAGENTKIVFTGDIYQIDTPYLDSESNGLSYLIENAKNHPLYAHITLHKGERSELANLANELL; from the coding sequence ATGGCTAAAAAAGGAAAATCAATATCCAAATCATCAAATAAAATTTTTGTTTTAGATACTTCAGTGATTTTATATGATCATGATGCCATAAATAATTTTCATGAGCATGATGTTGCCATTCCGATACAGGTTTTAGAAGAGTTGGATAATTTTAAAAGTGGAAACGATACACGTAATTTTGAGGCAAGAAACTTTATTCGGCTAATTGATCAAGTATCAAAAAAAGCACTCATTAGCGAATGGGTATCTTTGAAAGCTCCCAACGCAGGCAAATTTAAGGTCGTCCTAAACAAATCATTCCTAGATATCGACGCCGAAGATATTTTCGGTAAAGGTAAAACCGATCATAAAATATTAAATGCAGCGCTTTATTTAAAAGAAGAGTATCCAAAGAAAAAAGTAGTTTTGGTTTCGAAGGATATCTGTTTAAGGTTGAAAGCTAAAGCCTTAAACTTGCATGCTGAAGATTATGAAACAGGTAAAATTAAAAACGTTGATGAGCTTTATGCCGGCAAAACTGAAATCAATAACTTCCCTGATTCTTTAATTGATGAAGTAAAAAAATATAAATTTATTGATGCAAGTGAAATCGAATTGCCTGCAAAAAACGGTAATCATTTTTACGTTTTAAAAAACAAACGCAAAACAGCAAACGTATTTTACAATTCCAACTTGCAAACCATTTCTGCTGTTTCTACAGAACCAATATTTAAAATTGAACCGAAAAATATTGAGCAGGCCTTTGCTATTCATGCTTTATTAGATCCAGAAATTAAGCTGGTAAGTATCCAAGGAAACGCAGGTACAGGGAAAACACTACTAGCAGTTGCCAGTGCACTTGAACAACGAAAAAACTTCCGCCAAATTTATATTACCCGACCAATCGTTTCATTAAGTAATAAAGATATTGGCTTTTTGCCAGGCGATGCAAAATCGAAAACAGATCCTTTTATGGCTCCCATTTGGGATAATCTTCGTTTTATAAAAGAACAGTTTGTAGGCGATGATAAAATGTCGGCCAAGATAGATGAACTTATTTCAAGCGAGAAAATTGCAATAGCGCCATTGGCTTTTATCCGCGGGAGAACCTTAACAAAAATATTTTTTATCGTTGATGAAGCCCAGAACTTAACGCCACATGAGGTCAAAACAATTATTTCTAGAGCTGGAGAAAATACAAAAATTGTTTTTACAGGCGACATTTATCAAATTGATACACCCTATTTAGATTCAGAAAGTAATGGATTGTCTTATCTTATCGAAAATGCAAAAAATCATCCGCTCTATGCGCACATTACGCTGCATAAAGGGGAGAGAAGCGAGTTGGCCAATTTAGCAAATGAGTTGCTTTAA